Part of the Prunus dulcis chromosome 8, ALMONDv2, whole genome shotgun sequence genome is shown below.
ATGCGACTCATACAAGGGCTTCCTCTGAGATTATCAGTGTGTTGAGAGAGCCAGCTGCAGCAGAGAGAGTTTTGCTGGGCTTACTTGGCCCTGATGATACCAAGATTATGCAGGAGTACGATGATGACGGTGGTTTGAGGCAAAACTTATCCCACCATGCCCTTGCTGTAAGTGATTGTCCTCAAGATTTCATTGCCTTACCATTTCTGTGTTGAtctgaataatttaattttgctaCTATGTCGATTATTTCAGGCCTGCCTCCACTTTGCCATGTGGCTAAGGGAACATGGAGAGTCTTCCTTAGCCTCCAGGGAGCGCGATGAAGCCAGAGCTCGTGTTGCAGAGCTGGAGGAAAATGTTAGGAATGTTGAGGAGATTCTGAGGCATCAGGTCCAAGAGTATGAGTTTAAGCTGAATGGTCTGCAAAATGATGTTGATCAGCTGAGTCAGAAGGCTGAGTTGTACGAGAGGAATTGGAAGGAGCAGGAAGCCTTGCATCAGGAGAAGGACACTCTTATGGTAGAGGTTTTGAGGCTGCGTGAGGAAGCTATCTCTGAGCTTGCCAAGGTCACTCAAAGTCATGACGTGGCCAGAACACGTATCAAAAAGCTGACTGGTGCCCTCACTCGGAGCAGGAAGCTCTACGAGCAGGCTGAGGTTGAAGTGAAGAAGGTTCAGCAGGACTGCGAAATGGATAGGATCCTTGGGGAAATAGAGAAGGAAGAGCGTGCGAAGAAAGAGGCCAAAGACGTTGATGGAGAAGTGGGGGCCCAGCTTCCTTCAACTTTCTGGACAAAGTGCTATAGATGCAATGTGCATTTTCAGTATAGTAGGGTTTATGTAGATCGTCTTCTCCGCTGCCAACAATGTCAAACCAACTTTGTGTCTAAAGAAGTCTACATCCTGTCACCATCTGCACTTGTTGAGTCATCCAGTAACTCTTCTCACCAGCAACATGTTGATACTGAAAGTCAAGGAACTGCTAGTGGAGGCAAGCCCCCATATCTTGGAGTGGTCTCCATAAAAGACCCCGAAGGAAGCTGAAGACCCGGACGGGATGGATGGAGAGGGATCCGTCGATGCAATGCAGGATGAAGAGAGGGGGGGTTGTTaagaaaatacatattttgtaaactttttgttttcttggccTATCTAACTAACGGTAACCCTCTCCTACCAAAAACCCATTTTGTATGGTCAACTAGCAGCCCTTTTTTATTACACTAATCAACTACGGTATtatcaaatatatatcaaTGATTTACATCAAATCTCTTTCAACACAAAAATGTCACCtttaaattttcatgtttAGATATATTTCAATCTTGTTTGCGGATATTTAAGTGCTTATATTCACTTCCCGCATGTTGGCACCAATTAGTTTTAAGCTGTATAAATCACCTCTCAATGATTCTTAATCAGTGACATGAGTTTTCTGATGCTTAATACACTATGTTGTTGTTTATGGTTTAATCTATGTAACTTAATGTTTAGCATGCTTATTCATAGGTGTTTTCTGCTGTGTAACTCACCTGTCGGTGAGTTGagataaattttcaattttggtgAATAAGAATCTGATTGAACaggttcttttttattctcaaGTATATTCACCAAATTGTAAGTCCTTGCAGAGAGAGGTTCTGTTCTAGCTTCAATGCAAAGGTTTTGTGACAACGGAACTGCTCCTCAAAATTCTAACATTCAATGCCCTCAAATGATGTGAATCTGCCGGAGGGGGGCAAGAATGGATTACCAATCTGATTGAACaggttcttttttattctcaaGTATAGATCAATTAGGCGACAAGTGGATAACTATATAAAATGCTTAAGACTGAAAAGTTGCTCTCTGTAATTGATGAATTTGTAGAAAGAAGCAAGCAATGATCGGCTAACACATCGGACCTCATTGTTGAACACGAAGTTGAGCTGCTCTGGCGGGCCCCACAAGTGTATGTCGCTCCGCATCATCCACTTCATCACCAAATCTCACCCTGCCGGCCTTCATCAATCCCGTCGTTGCTCTTTCCTCGTGTCTATAAAAGCAGATTCTGCTTGGCTACTACAACCAAGGTGTTGAATATCGAGGGTttcgaaaatatcgataatttaaaaatatgaaaatattaatggaattgaaaaaatattaatattgatacaaattaaataaaaattatgaaattttttaatgaaattttaaagaaatttatttagtcaatcatttattattttgacacaaaaaattaaaaggaaatgcattgtATAGTGGGTTTGAGTGATTTAAGTTAATTATATTGCGAGCTGACAAATTCTATGACTTAGAAAATCTAGAGTAatcaatgaaagaaaattaaacttcCTAGTaaattatttatctttttttactacaatattttacactttataaatTGCATGATAAGATATATGAGTAACCTTATTTCACGTTATTCACTGGACATGTTACATGTTACATgttcttatatttattatttatcaaaaattgaaaaataattaaagatgtAAACCAACTTAATTTGTCATGAAAATTAGGCACTTTATcatgcttaaaaaataatagtgaagattgaaaattaactaagaacataaataaagttatccaatgaagaattaaataggaagtaaaaaaaaatgattatagAGATTTAAATAATGAAGTAACAATTTGAAGGGGTGTTGAGTAATGTAAATACTTATAACGAATAATAAAGTAATCAAtaacattaaataaattaagtaattaagtaattaatcAACAATATATAACAAGAAGTAGGAAAATGACTTCTGAATTCAATTCCACCGCAAAAACTTCCACACACGTTTAATCTCACCCGTCAGATTCCGTCCCAAAATATTTTAGTCTCTTAAACCCCACCGTCGTGGCAGTTTATGTTGTTTTTGGCGTGGCAGGTACATGCGTGagacaaaatatatataatcttcTATTTCTTTTACTCACTCCAAGCGCATTTGCCCTTTTCCAGGGTTTTACTTTCA
Proteins encoded:
- the LOC117638751 gene encoding uncharacterized protein LOC117638751 isoform X2; its protein translation is MVSIRRSKRLRLHAESSVLAPVPRFCDKGTAPQNSTQTKPDTVQSIPSNDVNLPEGNATHTRASSEIISVLREPTAAERVLLGLLGPDDTRIMQEYNDGGLSQNLSHHALAACLHFAMWLREHGESSLASRERDEARARVAELEENVRNVEEILRHQVQEYEFKLNGLQNDVDQLSQKAELYERNWKEQEALHQEKDTLMVEVLRLREEAISELAKVTQSHDVARTRIKKLTGALTRSRKLYEQAEVEVKKVQQDCEMDRILGEIEKEERAKKEAKDVDGEVGAQLPSTFWTKCYRCNVHFQYSRVYVDRLLRCQQCQTNFVSKEVYILSPSALVESSSNSSHQQHVDTESQGTASGGKPPYLGVVSIKDPEGS